Proteins from one Bradyrhizobium sp. CB82 genomic window:
- a CDS encoding Crp/Fnr family transcriptional regulator, giving the protein MPHQKLIARLQATGGLSDEERRSLADMPRTIRSLADGEYFSREGDVASHCAILVSGFLCRHKIVETRDQILSFHVPGDMPDLNTLHLPEMDHDLISIGRSTVALLPHRFLSQMLDGSPRLTHAFWRETLIDAAIYRQWVANLGGHDAIAKIAHLICELLARLEAVSLAQDNKFQLPFTQKHLADACGISIVHVNRTLQELRRRSLIVWEGGEVAVLNREELERIAEFVPDYLHLKR; this is encoded by the coding sequence ATGCCTCATCAAAAACTGATTGCACGTCTGCAGGCGACCGGCGGCCTATCAGATGAAGAGCGACGCTCGCTGGCTGACATGCCGAGAACGATCAGATCATTGGCCGACGGGGAGTACTTTTCGCGAGAAGGCGATGTTGCGTCGCACTGCGCCATCTTGGTCAGCGGCTTTCTGTGCCGTCACAAGATCGTAGAAACTCGGGACCAAATTTTGTCCTTTCACGTGCCTGGAGACATGCCTGATCTCAACACCTTGCACCTGCCGGAGATGGACCACGACCTGATAAGCATCGGGCGATCCACCGTCGCTCTGCTGCCTCACCGGTTCCTAAGCCAGATGCTGGACGGCTCTCCGAGGCTCACGCACGCCTTCTGGCGCGAAACCCTGATCGATGCTGCGATTTATCGCCAATGGGTCGCCAACTTAGGTGGCCACGACGCAATTGCGAAAATCGCGCACCTCATCTGCGAGCTTCTTGCTCGCTTGGAGGCTGTCAGCTTAGCGCAGGATAATAAGTTCCAGCTTCCCTTCACGCAGAAGCACCTGGCCGACGCTTGCGGTATCTCGATTGTTCACGTCAATCGCACGCTTCAGGAACTAAGACGTCGTAGCTTAATTGTTTGGGAAGGGGGAGAGGTTGCTGTGCTCAACCGCGAGGAACTGGAACGCATTGCTGAGTTTGTGCCTGACTATCTTCATCTGAAGCGATAG
- a CDS encoding IS110 family transposase, with protein sequence MEEYIGLDVSMKETAVSIRRAGERIWRGKCASDPSIVAELIRKRAPSVKRVVFETGPLSVWFYHSLRTEGLPAICIDARHAKAALDMATNKTDANDADGLAQLAEVGFFREVRVKGFDSMLTRTLVAARTRLVRITTELSNQIRGVMKTFGLLVPAGKGSTFEKNVRSLLADQDGLASIVLPMLEAWRGIRLRAAELGRQLVRDARQSQACRILMSIPGIGAITATSFTTAIEEPDNFRKSRSVGAWIGLTTRRYQSGEVDYDGHISRRGDHNLRGLLYEAAAVILTRSSTHSTLRTWGLQLRERIGFKRAAVAVARKLAVIMHTMLKTGELFNPNAGAAA encoded by the coding sequence ATGGAAGAGTATATTGGTCTCGACGTGTCGATGAAAGAGACGGCAGTCTCGATCCGCCGAGCAGGTGAACGGATCTGGCGCGGCAAGTGCGCATCTGATCCCAGCATCGTCGCCGAGCTCATCCGCAAACGGGCGCCATCCGTGAAACGCGTGGTATTCGAGACCGGACCGCTGTCGGTATGGTTCTATCATTCTCTGCGCACCGAAGGGTTGCCGGCGATCTGCATCGATGCGCGCCATGCTAAAGCGGCGCTCGATATGGCAACGAATAAGACGGACGCGAACGACGCCGATGGTCTGGCGCAACTCGCGGAAGTCGGCTTCTTTCGTGAGGTGCGTGTGAAGGGATTCGACAGCATGCTGACCCGCACGCTTGTCGCAGCGCGGACGCGCCTGGTCCGAATCACTACCGAGCTTTCCAACCAGATCCGCGGTGTCATGAAAACCTTCGGTCTGCTCGTTCCCGCCGGAAAGGGAAGCACCTTCGAGAAGAATGTGCGGAGCCTTCTAGCCGATCAGGACGGACTTGCATCCATCGTGCTGCCGATGCTGGAAGCCTGGCGTGGCATTCGCCTCCGCGCCGCCGAACTCGGACGCCAATTGGTGCGGGACGCGCGCCAGAGTCAGGCTTGCCGCATCCTCATGTCGATTCCTGGCATCGGTGCCATCACCGCAACCTCCTTTACCACCGCTATTGAGGAGCCTGACAACTTCAGGAAGTCCCGATCTGTCGGTGCGTGGATCGGGCTAACAACGCGCCGCTACCAATCCGGAGAAGTTGATTATGACGGCCATATATCCCGACGTGGCGACCACAATTTGCGAGGGCTTCTCTACGAAGCGGCGGCGGTCATTCTGACGCGCAGCTCAACTCACAGCACGCTGCGCACGTGGGGTCTGCAGCTCCGGGAGAGGATCGGCTTCAAAAGAGCTGCCGTGGCTGTGGCCCGCAAACTGGCGGTAATAATGCATACGATGCTTAAGACCGGCGAGCTGTTTAACCCGAATGCCGGAGCCGCCGCATAA
- a CDS encoding IS110 family transposase → MQVSTIGVDLAKNVFQVHGVDSAGKVVITRQLRRKQVIDFFSKISPCLVGMEACGTAHHWAREVSKLGHTVRLMPPSYVKGYVKRSKNDAADAAAICKAVTRPSMRFVPIKSADQQALLMLHRTRDLLIRQRTQLINALRAHLAEFGLVAETGREGLAQLAEIITDESNREALPSAMKAIVDQLAALELQIGALDRAIHAHHRANDMSCRIETVPGIGVIAATAIASTVTDPSDFKSGRDFAAWIGLVPRQHSTGGKERLGGISKQGDRYLRRLLVIGATSVVQHARRHPQKHPWIIRLLARKPAKLVAVAVANKMARIAWAIMAKGGYYRAPELAAAT, encoded by the coding sequence ATGCAGGTTAGCACCATCGGCGTTGATCTCGCCAAGAACGTGTTCCAAGTGCACGGCGTGGATAGTGCGGGTAAGGTCGTCATCACTCGCCAGTTGCGGCGCAAGCAGGTCATCGACTTCTTTAGCAAGATTTCCCCTTGCCTGGTCGGCATGGAAGCCTGCGGAACCGCGCATCATTGGGCGCGCGAAGTCTCCAAGCTCGGTCACACCGTCCGTCTGATGCCGCCGAGCTACGTGAAGGGCTATGTCAAACGGTCGAAAAACGATGCGGCCGACGCAGCCGCCATCTGTAAGGCCGTGACACGCCCATCAATGCGGTTCGTGCCGATCAAGTCGGCCGATCAGCAAGCCTTGCTGATGTTGCATCGAACGCGGGATCTTTTAATCCGTCAGCGCACGCAGCTGATCAATGCGCTCCGAGCCCACCTTGCCGAGTTCGGCCTCGTTGCGGAGACGGGACGCGAAGGTCTCGCGCAGCTTGCCGAGATCATCACGGACGAGAGTAATCGCGAAGCTCTTCCGTCTGCGATGAAGGCCATTGTCGATCAGCTCGCTGCGCTGGAATTGCAGATCGGGGCTCTGGATCGCGCCATTCACGCCCATCATCGTGCCAACGATATGAGCTGCCGCATCGAGACCGTGCCTGGGATAGGCGTGATCGCGGCCACGGCCATCGCTTCTACTGTCACAGACCCGAGTGACTTCAAATCCGGTCGGGATTTTGCCGCATGGATCGGACTTGTGCCGCGGCAGCACTCGACCGGGGGCAAGGAGCGGCTCGGAGGCATCTCCAAGCAGGGAGATCGCTACCTTCGACGGTTGCTCGTGATCGGTGCAACATCCGTTGTTCAACACGCTCGGCGACATCCGCAAAAGCATCCCTGGATCATAAGGCTGCTGGCCAGGAAGCCGGCCAAGCTCGTCGCCGTTGCCGTTGCCAACAAGATGGCGCGCATCGCCTGGGCAATCATGGCCAAGGGAGGATACTATCGCGCGCCGGAGCTTGCTGCAGCCACCTGA
- a CDS encoding cytochrome P450, producing MDNVSHLQPIPRPPGRLFVGNLFDLDVSRPIESLVDLARTHGPIFQMSLPGRGPIVIVSGYELVNELCDESRFDKKVGPGLSALADGPVGRGLFTSETTDPNWRKAHNVLMPAFSMDAMRGYYPRMLDIAVQLTQKWERLNPDDTVDVPADMTRLTLDTIALCGFNYRFNSLYRESPHPFVVAMLGVLETAQTTQRELPIQRKLHRKRARQLLADQQFMLHTVQRLIQDRRASSAVGTINDLLDRMLTVVDRQSGEKLDDANIIAQCVTFLIAGHETTSGLLSFALNALLKNPGVLTRAYDEVDRVLGTDLTVLPTYAQIHQLPYVDQILKETLRLWPTAPAFTRRPYEDTVIGGKYRLEKAGLTTVLTPMLHRDKQVWGEHPEDFDPDRFNPERGAKIPPNAFLPFGTGQRACIGRQFAMQEAILVLGMLLQRFELIDFANYKLETKQTLTVKPDNFHIKVKLRAGGETKPLVVMAQPAAVSQPAAAPPPSADAHQTRLLVLYGSNLGTAEGLAHGIADEARNRGFVATVEALDDHVGALPKEGGVIIVAASYNGQPPDNAAKFCRWLQDPSLAADAFAGVEYSVYGCGNRDWAATYQAIPTLIDAELEKHGAKRMYRRGEGDARSDFDGDYRTWNGGLWPSMAAALHLPDSVARTQAARPRLSVAFVNKQAANPIIRSYSATGMTVRVNRELQHRDCERPSERSTRHLEIALPSGVSYNAGDHLGIVPRNGLDQVRRVLLRFKLDPGLYLTITPHTNASTYLPVNEPVPLLGVLAHRVELQDVVTRAQLATLAEHTGGAGDREMLLALAGDDTGEIRYREQVLVGRKSVLDVLDEVPSCQPPFEVFLDLLPPLRPRYYSISSSPLVSSDSCSITVGVVEGPARSGHGAFKGICSNYLATQPVDATVFGFIRKPTIPFCPPDNPHVPMIMIGPGTGVAPFRGFLQERAALKEQGVPVGESILFFGCRDPLQDFLYEDELRGFEAMGVTRLFSAFSREPGKPKAYVQQAIKERSEDVWRLLQQEGVVFVCGDASRMAPDVRKALMGVFQQRTGTTAADAQAWLTGLTSSHRYLEDIWASAP from the coding sequence ATGGATAACGTCTCTCACCTGCAACCGATTCCGCGCCCGCCGGGCCGTTTGTTCGTGGGTAACCTGTTCGATCTGGACGTCAGTCGCCCCATCGAGAGCCTGGTCGACCTGGCGCGCACTCACGGACCCATCTTCCAGATGTCGCTGCCGGGTCGCGGCCCGATCGTCATCGTGTCGGGCTATGAGCTGGTCAACGAGCTGTGCGACGAGTCGCGATTCGACAAGAAGGTGGGGCCAGGCTTGAGCGCTTTGGCCGACGGCCCGGTTGGTCGGGGGCTGTTTACTTCCGAGACAACGGACCCGAACTGGCGCAAAGCCCACAACGTGCTGATGCCGGCGTTCAGTATGGACGCGATGCGCGGCTACTATCCGCGGATGCTCGATATCGCCGTGCAGCTCACCCAAAAATGGGAGCGGCTGAACCCCGACGATACGGTCGATGTGCCAGCCGACATGACGCGGCTCACGCTGGACACGATTGCGCTGTGCGGCTTCAATTATCGGTTCAACTCCCTGTACCGCGAAAGCCCCCACCCCTTCGTGGTTGCCATGCTGGGCGTGCTCGAAACAGCGCAAACAACGCAACGGGAGCTGCCCATCCAGCGTAAACTGCATCGCAAGCGGGCTCGGCAGCTTCTGGCCGACCAGCAGTTCATGTTGCACACGGTCCAGCGCCTCATCCAGGATCGCCGCGCGTCCAGTGCCGTGGGCACCATCAACGACCTGCTGGATCGGATGCTGACCGTGGTCGACCGTCAGTCGGGCGAGAAGCTCGACGACGCCAACATCATCGCCCAGTGCGTCACCTTCCTGATCGCGGGTCACGAGACAACCAGCGGCTTGCTGTCGTTCGCGCTCAATGCCCTGCTCAAGAACCCCGGCGTGCTGACGCGGGCCTACGACGAAGTGGACCGTGTGCTTGGCACGGACCTAACCGTGCTGCCGACCTACGCCCAGATCCATCAGCTACCGTACGTCGACCAGATTCTCAAGGAGACCCTGCGGCTGTGGCCGACGGCACCGGCCTTCACGCGGCGTCCGTATGAGGACACCGTCATTGGCGGCAAATACCGGTTGGAGAAGGCCGGCCTTACAACGGTCCTCACTCCGATGCTCCATCGCGACAAGCAGGTGTGGGGCGAGCACCCCGAGGATTTCGACCCGGACCGTTTCAACCCCGAGCGCGGGGCCAAGATCCCACCGAATGCCTTCTTGCCCTTCGGCACCGGGCAACGTGCCTGCATTGGCCGGCAGTTCGCCATGCAGGAAGCCATCCTCGTGCTGGGCATGCTCCTTCAGCGGTTCGAGCTCATCGACTTTGCCAATTACAAGCTCGAAACCAAGCAAACGCTCACCGTCAAGCCCGACAACTTCCACATCAAGGTCAAGCTGCGGGCCGGAGGCGAGACAAAGCCGCTGGTGGTGATGGCGCAGCCCGCCGCAGTGTCCCAGCCGGCTGCGGCGCCACCGCCTAGCGCAGATGCCCACCAGACGCGCTTACTGGTGCTCTATGGCTCCAACCTGGGCACAGCCGAGGGCTTGGCCCACGGCATCGCCGACGAAGCGAGGAACCGCGGGTTTGTGGCCACCGTCGAGGCACTCGATGACCACGTCGGTGCGCTGCCGAAAGAGGGGGGCGTAATCATCGTCGCCGCATCGTATAACGGCCAGCCGCCCGATAATGCGGCAAAGTTCTGCCGTTGGCTCCAGGACCCATCGCTCGCGGCTGATGCGTTTGCCGGCGTGGAGTACAGCGTCTACGGCTGCGGGAATCGCGACTGGGCGGCGACCTATCAGGCGATCCCGACGCTGATCGACGCGGAGCTCGAGAAGCACGGCGCGAAGCGCATGTACAGGCGCGGCGAAGGTGATGCGCGCAGCGACTTTGATGGCGACTACCGTACTTGGAATGGTGGGCTGTGGCCCTCCATGGCCGCGGCGCTTCACTTACCGGACAGCGTGGCTCGGACGCAGGCCGCGCGCCCGCGCCTGTCGGTGGCCTTCGTTAACAAGCAGGCCGCCAATCCCATCATACGGTCATACAGTGCCACGGGAATGACTGTGCGGGTCAACCGCGAGCTGCAGCATCGCGATTGCGAGCGGCCATCCGAGCGCTCGACACGGCACCTGGAAATCGCCCTGCCGTCCGGCGTGAGCTACAATGCGGGTGACCACCTGGGCATCGTCCCGCGCAACGGCCTGGATCAGGTCCGGCGTGTTCTGCTGCGGTTTAAGCTGGACCCCGGCCTGTACCTGACCATCACACCGCACACGAACGCCAGCACGTACTTGCCGGTCAACGAGCCAGTGCCGCTGCTCGGTGTGCTGGCCCATCGTGTCGAGCTACAGGATGTTGTTACGCGGGCGCAGCTTGCTACGCTCGCCGAGCACACCGGTGGCGCCGGCGACCGGGAGATGCTGCTGGCACTCGCCGGCGACGACACCGGCGAGATACGCTACCGCGAGCAGGTGCTGGTGGGGCGCAAGTCGGTTCTCGACGTGCTCGACGAGGTCCCGTCTTGCCAACCGCCGTTCGAAGTATTCCTTGATCTGCTGCCTCCGTTGCGACCGCGCTACTACTCGATCTCGTCGTCACCGCTGGTGTCGAGCGATAGCTGCAGCATTACTGTGGGCGTGGTGGAGGGGCCCGCGCGGAGCGGGCATGGCGCCTTCAAGGGCATCTGCTCGAATTACCTGGCCACACAGCCGGTCGATGCGACGGTGTTCGGTTTCATCCGCAAGCCCACCATTCCGTTTTGCCCGCCCGACAACCCGCACGTGCCGATGATTATGATTGGTCCTGGCACCGGCGTCGCGCCGTTCCGCGGCTTCCTCCAGGAACGCGCGGCGCTGAAGGAACAGGGTGTTCCCGTGGGCGAGTCCATACTGTTCTTCGGTTGCCGCGATCCACTGCAGGATTTCCTCTACGAGGATGAGCTGCGGGGGTTCGAGGCGATGGGGGTCACGCGGCTGTTCTCCGCGTTCTCGCGCGAGCCCGGCAAGCCGAAGGCCTATGTGCAACAGGCGATTAAAGAGCGCAGCGAGGATGTGTGGCGTCTGCTACAGCAGGAGGGGGTGGTCTTTGTTTGCGGTGATGCCTCGCGCATGGCGCCGGACGTTCGGAAGGCTCTTATGGGCGTATTCCAGCAGCGCACTGGTACCACGGCCGCTGATGCACAGGCTTGGCTCACCGGACTGACCTCGAGCCACCGCTATCTCGAGGATATCTGGGCGTCTGCCCCGTAA
- a CDS encoding IS110 family transposase yields the protein MEEYIGLDVSMKETAVSIRRAGERIWRGKCATDPSIVAELIRKRAPSVKRVVFETGPLSVWFYHSLRTEGLPAICIDARHAKAALDMAANKTDANDADGLAQLAEVGFFREVRVKGFDSMLTRTLVAARTRLVRITTELSNQIRGVMKTFGLLVPAGKGSTFEKNVRSLLADQDRLASIVLPMLEAWRGIRLRAAELGRQLVRDARQSQACRILMSIPGIGAITATSFTTAIEEPDNFRKSRSVGAWIGLTTRRYQSGEVDYDGHISRRGDHNLRGLLYEAAAVILTRSSTHSTLRTWGLQLRERIGFKRAAVAVARKLAVIMHTMLKTGELFNPNAGAAA from the coding sequence ATGGAAGAATATATTGGTCTCGACGTGTCGATGAAAGAGACGGCAGTCTCGATCCGCCGAGCAGGCGAGCGGATCTGGCGCGGCAAGTGCGCAACTGATCCCAGTATCGTCGCCGAGCTCATCCGCAAGCGGGCGCCATCCGTGAAACGCGTCGTATTCGAGACCGGACCGCTGTCGGTATGGTTCTATCATTCTCTCCGCACCGAAGGGTTGCCGGCGATCTGCATCGATGCGCGCCATGCTAAAGCGGCGCTCGATATGGCGGCGAACAAAACGGACGCAAACGATGCCGATGGCCTGGCGCAACTCGCGGAAGTCGGCTTCTTTCGTGAGGTGCGTGTGAAGGGATTCGACAGCATGCTGACCCGCACGCTTGTCGCAGCGCGGACGCGGCTGGTCCGAATCACTACCGAGCTTTCCAACCAGATCCGCGGCGTCATGAAAACCTTCGGTCTGCTCGTTCCCGCCGGAAAGGGAAGCACCTTCGAGAAGAATGTGCGGAGTCTTCTTGCCGACCAGGACAGACTTGCATCCATCGTGCTGCCGATGCTGGAAGCCTGGCGTGGCATTCGCCTCCGCGCCGCCGAACTCGGACGCCAATTGGTGCGGGACGCGCGCCAGAGTCAGGCTTGCCGCATCCTCATGTCGATTCCTGGCATCGGTGCCATCACCGCAACCTCCTTTACCACCGCTATTGAGGAGCCTGACAACTTCAGGAAGTCCCGATCTGTCGGTGCGTGGATCGGGCTAACAACGCGCCGCTACCAATCCGGAGAAGTTGATTATGACGGCCATATATCCCGACGTGGCGACCACAATTTGCGAGGGCTTCTCTACGAAGCGGCGGCGGTCATTCTGACGCGCAGCTCAACTCACAGCACGCTGCGCACGTGGGGTCTGCAGCTCCGGGAGAGGATCGGCTTCAAAAGAGCTGCCGTGGCTGTGGCCCGCAAACTGGCGGTAATAATGCATACGATGCTTAAGACCGGCGAGCTGTTTAACCCGAATGCCGGAGCCGCCGCATAA
- a CDS encoding IS110 family transposase, giving the protein MERYVGLDVSLKLTAICIVDRTGKIEHEGVVRSDPEAIAAFIKSNAPHVARIGLETGATSTWLWTELNKLGLPVICIDARHAKAVLKMQINKSDRNDAVGIARIMQCGWYKEVCVKGLDSHAVKALLVSRALLVKIKRDLENQIRGLLKNLGLVIGPAKMNVFALRAAELTKERPELALAVTPLLSARAAIEQQIADLDRKVMKLARSNAQVRQFMTTPGIGPVTALCFLATIDDPTRFKRSRSVGAYVGLTTRRYASGEIDWTGRISKCGDKMLRGYLYEAANVLLTRVAKWSALKAWGIRLAKRTGLRKAKVAVARKLAVILHRMWIDGTEFRWSSKETAVQTA; this is encoded by the coding sequence ATGGAGCGCTATGTCGGACTTGACGTTTCTTTGAAGCTAACAGCGATCTGCATCGTTGATCGGACGGGAAAGATTGAGCACGAAGGCGTTGTTCGTTCCGACCCCGAAGCGATCGCAGCATTCATCAAGTCAAACGCGCCGCATGTCGCGCGGATTGGACTCGAAACAGGGGCAACGTCGACATGGCTGTGGACCGAGTTGAATAAGCTGGGGCTGCCCGTCATCTGCATCGACGCCAGGCACGCCAAGGCGGTGTTGAAAATGCAGATCAACAAGAGTGACCGCAACGATGCCGTAGGCATCGCCCGCATCATGCAATGTGGATGGTATAAGGAGGTGTGCGTCAAAGGCCTCGACAGTCATGCGGTAAAGGCTCTCCTCGTCAGCCGGGCTCTGCTCGTCAAGATCAAGCGGGATCTCGAGAACCAAATCCGCGGGCTCTTAAAGAACCTCGGGCTGGTTATTGGTCCGGCAAAGATGAACGTATTCGCATTGCGTGCTGCGGAGCTCACCAAAGAGCGGCCGGAACTCGCCCTTGCGGTAACGCCGCTACTCAGCGCCCGAGCAGCCATCGAGCAGCAGATTGCTGATCTCGACCGTAAGGTCATGAAGCTCGCACGCAGCAATGCCCAAGTGCGACAGTTCATGACGACACCTGGCATCGGCCCTGTTACGGCTCTTTGCTTTCTTGCAACGATCGACGACCCTACGCGCTTCAAAAGGTCAAGAAGCGTCGGAGCCTATGTCGGACTAACGACCCGACGCTACGCATCCGGCGAGATCGACTGGACGGGTCGAATCTCGAAGTGCGGCGACAAAATGTTGCGCGGCTATCTCTATGAGGCAGCCAATGTGCTGCTCACACGCGTAGCAAAATGGTCAGCGCTCAAAGCCTGGGGCATTCGGCTTGCAAAGCGAACTGGGCTACGCAAGGCCAAAGTTGCGGTCGCGCGAAAGCTCGCGGTCATTCTGCATCGGATGTGGATCGATGGTACCGAATTTAGATGGTCGTCAAAGGAGACCGCCGTGCAAACAGCATAG
- a CDS encoding SDR family oxidoreductase encodes MGLRSARSGSCIPRVSASQQMTRWGHWLDKHYVTSKGGIVAFTRALSRELGPHNICVNTLAPGLIQTEGTHANSDRRAAARDRAIESRALKRDGYPAELIGALIFLAAGDSDFVTGQTIVVDGGSINT; translated from the coding sequence ATGGGTCTCCGTTCGGCGAGATCTGGTTCATGCATTCCGCGTGTTTCCGCTTCGCAGCAAATGACGCGATGGGGCCATTGGCTGGACAAGCATTACGTCACCTCGAAAGGCGGTATCGTTGCATTTACGCGGGCATTGTCACGCGAACTCGGCCCGCACAATATTTGCGTGAACACTTTGGCACCAGGACTGATCCAGACCGAAGGTACCCATGCCAATTCAGATCGCAGGGCTGCTGCCCGCGATCGCGCCATCGAGAGCAGAGCACTGAAACGGGACGGCTATCCCGCTGAACTGATCGGTGCGTTGATCTTTCTGGCCGCGGGAGATAGTGACTTCGTCACTGGCCAAACGATCGTCGTTGACGGGGGATCGATCAATACTTAG
- a CDS encoding PaaI family thioesterase encodes MIATALDHIPIPPWANQLGWRVIDARPDEGWIRIGFEGKPEFCNAAGFVQGGIQSAMLDGTMGAAVFVMTDGKLYGPTISLTVNFLARAKTGPMTSEAKVTLLSKSIAFVEGKLTADDGTLLATASASTRLVEATKAIR; translated from the coding sequence ATGATTGCAACCGCGCTTGATCATATTCCTATTCCGCCATGGGCAAATCAACTTGGCTGGCGCGTCATCGATGCGCGCCCGGACGAGGGCTGGATCAGGATCGGCTTCGAAGGCAAGCCAGAGTTCTGCAATGCCGCCGGGTTCGTGCAGGGCGGCATCCAGTCCGCCATGCTCGACGGCACCATGGGGGCGGCCGTGTTCGTTATGACCGACGGAAAGCTGTACGGCCCGACCATCAGCTTGACCGTGAATTTCCTGGCGCGGGCGAAGACCGGCCCGATGACGAGCGAGGCGAAGGTCACGCTGCTCAGCAAAAGTATTGCCTTCGTCGAGGGAAAGCTGACTGCGGACGACGGCACGCTGCTCGCGACCGCCTCGGCTAGCACCCGGCTCGTCGAGGCCACCAAGGCCATCAGGTGA